The Elusimicrobiota bacterium sequence ACCGCTATCCCCAGCATGGGGCCGCTCATGACCTCGAGCGGGTGGCGGAGCCTTTCCCACGCCTCGATGAGGATGAGCACCGACATGAGGAGCAGGATGGAGGCGTTGACGAAGGCCGCCAGGATTTCGGCACGGTGGTAGCCGTAGCTTTTGCGTTGGTTGGCCGGGCGCTCCGCAAAGCGCATGGCGAGGAGGGAGAGGCCCAGGGCTCCCGCATCGGCCAGCATGTGGGCGGCGTCGGCCAGGAGAGCCAAGCTGTGGGTGAAGAATCCGCCCGCCGCCTCGGCAAGCATGACGGCCGACGTGAGAGCGAAAACGATCAGGAGCCTCTCCTTGTTCCGCCCTCCCGCCGACGCGGCGTGGTCATGAGACATGGGTGTGCCCTCCCAGGCGCGGGCGCGCGGAAACCAAGCTCATGCCCGCCGCCTCTCCGACAAGACTATATGGCATTCTCTCCTCTTTCGCCGTCGCTGATCTTGACGACCTCTTGTACATCATAGACGAAGATCTTTCCATCGCCGGGCCGGCCGGTGTGGGTGGTTTTCTCAATCAGCTCAACCACCTCTTTCCATAGGTCGTTTGGGACCACGATTTCTAATTGGACCTTTTGGGCATACGCCACCGCTTCCACCACCACTTTGTCCGTGGCGTCACTGGCCTGGCTCTTACCAAACCCTTTGACTTCCGATACCGTCACGCCTGGAAGGCCGGGGTGTTCTTTCAGAGCAATAATCACTTGTGTCAACAGGGAGGGGCGAAGGATGGCTTTGATCTCTTTCATAGATAATCTCCTTAGATTTCGATTTCTTTCGAGCGCGATTTTTTCTCCACCAGGCTGTAGAGGGTGGGGAGCACCACCAGTGTTAAGAGAGTGGCGGTGACGAGCCCGCCGATGACCACGGTGGCCAGCGGGCGTTGGACCTCGGCGCCGATGCCGGTGTTGAGCGCCATGGGGATGAACCCCAGGCTTGCGACCAGCGCCGTCATGGCCACCGGTCGGAGCCGGACCAGGGCGCCGTCCCGCGCGGCAGTGCCCGCGTCGAGCCCTTTCTCTCGGAGTTGGTTGAAGAACTCGAGCATGACCATGCCGTTTAAGATGGCGATGCCCATGAGCGCGA is a genomic window containing:
- a CDS encoding P-II family nitrogen regulator — protein: MKEIKAILRPSLLTQVIIALKEHPGLPGVTVSEVKGFGKSQASDATDKVVVEAVAYAQKVQLEIVVPNDLWKEVVELIEKTTHTGRPGDGKIFVYDVQEVVKISDGERGENAI